Proteins from one Natrinema salinisoli genomic window:
- a CDS encoding archaeosine biosynthesis radical SAM protein RaSEA, producing the protein MSKPTPEVYEQGKGMDAHNQAMREIRSRKEASYDPHEPTRVWLDEDNTPDGVKSSLTIILNTGGCRWARAGGCTMCGYVAESVDGGSVTHEALMDQIDVCLAHEADNAEEPADLIKIYTSGSFLDEREVGAESRRAIADTFADRDRMVVESLPDFVDREKIGDFTRHGIDTDVAIGLETATDRVRHDCVNKYFDFADFEDACEEAATADAEAGDDVEAGIKAYLLMKPPFLTESEAVTDMISSIERCADVDGCHTVSMNPCNVQRYTMVDDLYFNDGYRPPWLWSVAHVLEETADVDAIVVSDPVGHGSDRGPHNCQECDDRVQKAIKDFDLRQDPTVFEQVSCECELTWETVMEHERSFNQPLTR; encoded by the coding sequence ATGAGTAAACCCACGCCCGAGGTCTACGAGCAGGGCAAGGGCATGGACGCCCACAATCAGGCGATGCGGGAGATCCGCTCGCGGAAGGAGGCCAGTTACGACCCCCACGAGCCCACGCGCGTCTGGCTCGACGAAGACAACACCCCCGACGGCGTCAAGTCGAGTCTGACGATCATCCTCAACACCGGCGGCTGCCGGTGGGCCCGCGCCGGCGGCTGTACGATGTGTGGCTACGTCGCCGAAAGCGTCGACGGCGGCTCCGTGACCCACGAGGCCCTGATGGACCAGATCGACGTCTGTCTCGCACACGAGGCCGACAACGCCGAGGAACCCGCCGACCTCATCAAGATCTACACCTCCGGCTCGTTCCTCGACGAGCGGGAAGTCGGCGCGGAGAGCCGCCGGGCGATCGCGGACACCTTCGCCGACCGCGACCGGATGGTCGTCGAGTCCCTGCCCGACTTCGTCGACCGCGAGAAGATCGGCGACTTCACCCGGCACGGCATCGACACGGACGTCGCGATCGGCCTCGAGACCGCGACCGACCGCGTGCGCCACGACTGCGTGAACAAGTACTTCGACTTCGCGGACTTCGAGGACGCCTGCGAGGAAGCAGCCACCGCCGACGCGGAGGCAGGTGACGACGTCGAGGCCGGTATCAAGGCCTACCTCCTGATGAAGCCGCCCTTCCTCACCGAGTCCGAGGCCGTCACGGACATGATCTCGTCGATCGAGCGCTGTGCCGACGTCGACGGCTGTCACACCGTCTCGATGAACCCCTGCAACGTCCAGCGCTACACGATGGTCGACGACCTCTACTTCAACGACGGCTACCGACCGCCGTGGCTCTGGTCGGTGGCACACGTCCTCGAGGAAACGGCGGACGTCGACGCCATCGTCGTCTCGGATCCGGTCGGCCACGGCTCCGATCGCGGGCCGCACAACTGCCAGGAGTGTGACGACCGCGTCCAGAAGGCGATCAAGGACTTCGACCTGCGGCAGGATCCCACGGTCTTCGAACAGGTGTCCTGCGAGTGCGAGCTGACGTGGGAGACGGTCATGGAG